The Hordeum vulgare subsp. vulgare chromosome 4H, MorexV3_pseudomolecules_assembly, whole genome shotgun sequence genomic interval CATGGTGGTACTTCTTGCATCGTCGGATGTCATTTGAAGGTGTATCTCCCGCGGATCTCATGAGATACGATCGGTGCTTGTCTACAGTGGATCTTGTCTTTGTTTGTCTGTGTTCATGCGTGTCTACAGGTTGGATCATTTCGATCTATGTCCCTCTTCATCTATGCAGTTGTTGGTCTGGTGCGTTGGTTCTTTGGGGTCTTAGTGCAACGATTTTTCGACTGTCTACTACAATAAGATTTGCCTGGCTTCAATGAGCGCCTTAGGCTCGTTCCAGTGTAGTTGTTTTAGATGGATCTATGGACATGGATGCAAATTTTACGTCTAGAGATGCATGTGCGAGTGGCCGGCTCGCCGTTTGGCGATGATACATGCATGATGCGCAGTGAGTAAAGAAGTGAAGATGTGCTCGTAGCAAACCCGAGAAATGAATTGGCACGGCTAGGGCTACGAGCTACGGAGTAGGTTGGCCGTCTCCGGCGCGTGGTCCGGCCACCGTCCAGTCGTTCCGGCGGGATCCACACACCGTACGTCTTCAGTCTTTTCACTGCACGCCCCTCCCTTGCCCAAGTTTGTTTCCGAACTCACCCAGACAGCTCTGCATTGCACCGGACGGGAGGCGGAGGGGCCAACCGGCCCGGCCACCGCCCTCCCGATCTCACCCCGAAGCTCCGATCCGACCGTCCGACGTGGGcggtgccggtgccggtgccggtgCGGGTCGCTCGACCGACCGACCGGCAAACAAAtccagggggggaggaggaaaggAATTCCTCGCCCCACGTACGCCCGCTGCGCTGGAGGAGAGCAAGCAATCCGATGAATCTTGAATGCCGGACTACGCGGATGTCCCTACCTGTCAACCTAAGGTGACAGAGCCGGGCCGGGGACCCCTGATGCGCCTGAACGCATTGTGGGTTGCTGCATGCACGCACCTCACctggtcctcctcctccctcggcCATGGCAGCCAGCGGCTTGGAGTTATTGCGAGCTACCCTTACCGCCCCTTGCGCGGCCGCCGAGGCGGCCTCAGTCGGAATTGTCTCGCTCGATCTCTTCGCCCCCCGTTGTCCTGCCtgactgcatgcatgcatgcgttgCGTGGTGTCGAGATCTCGTAGTCGTGTGGAATGGAACGCATGGACGGATGGTAAATTCCAAGCCTTCCTTGGAGATTTCAGTGCCGCGTCAATCATTGGACTCACTCGTCCAAAAACAAAGACAAAGCCAGCGTGCTTTCCCTTTCTCTGCCTTGCTTTCGACGCCATCCATCTGAGATCTGATTCCAAGAGACCTACCTGATTCTGATTGTCTGAAACTCGCTCCAAGAACCTCACGCCAAACGATCCGATTCCCCGTGAGAAGCACGGAAATTGCGGTAAAGGGTCCAGCCTACTCGTGTAACGCAAATTCAGTGCATTGTCTGTCCCGAACGGCTAGCTATATTTTTTAGCATGACCAAATGGCAGCAGACCTGGGAAGGAGACTCGGCCCTCGGCATGATCATACAACGCAGTGGTGAGTGGTCCAAATGGCAGCAGGCCCAGAACGCAGAGCGCGGAATAGGGGTCGGAGACTGTAGATCCCACACCGCACACACGGGGCGTGAAGCACCTGGCCTGCTGGGTGACCAAACCCAGCCCATGGCCAATCCGAATGCCACCCAGGACCAGATAAATTCGAAAAGTCGCCCGTACAGGCAAAGAAGAAACAACCGCAGCCACCAATGATTCCATGACACCGCCATGGGCTTGCCTGCTGTGCTCATCATCTTCTCCATGCAGTTGCTCAAGCATTCAATACGTGCAGACGCGCAAAGGTTGATTATCACGCAGAGCTGTCTGCAGCAGCCATGATTGGCAGCAGCAAGAGGGCACCAATGAGCCAGCCCTACCATTCTAGCGGTTAAGAAAAATTAAAACCTACAAGAATGTCGCCTAGTATTGTCCCAGAGCCGAAAAAACCAGGATATATTATTTCATGATGACATTACAGCCGAGATTGATCGTATCTTGAACACAATAAACTTGTTTGAATCTACTATGAGCAAACTGGAGCATAGCAACTAGGTACCAAAAGGCAAAGCAGATAGAGGGATTAAATTTTCAGGCCGATGTACCACCTATTGTAGGTAGGTGTGTCCAGCTCTAGACGGTCGCACGGCACGGCGTTCCTACTCGGCTGGCTTGGAGGACAGGACCTTACAGACGGGCATCGTCTCGTTTTTACTCAGTAACTTGAGCGATGGATGGACGGGGATGTCCTGCATTAACACTCTATCCCCAATGTCAACATTTGTGAGGTCCACCTCGATTTTTGGAGGGATGTGCTCGGCCGGGCAGAGATACACCAAACTGGTCCTGATTTTCTGCAAGAACCCACCTGCTTTTTTGATCGAATTTGAGAGTTAGGTCAGCAATAGAATAGTTCCATCAAGACAAAAGTACATcaaagaacaccaaggcaagAGCTAGATAAGTCGATCTACAACAAAAGGAGTGCTGGCATGTTTCCTTCAACCACTGTCAGTTTGGCAGGAGATCTTTGAGCATAAGTGTAAGTCGCTGTAATAAGCTTATAAAATCATAACCAGGTTGCTAATGTACTGGTTTCTATCGGTACTTCAAGCCAAATTCCTAACGACTGTAAGACAAGTACCAAgctggttttttttttttttttttttttttttttgcaattcaAAATATCAGCTTATTGGCTTTTGAAGCAATATGAGATAATTGAAGTTGGTATTTAGGCCAGTGGAAGTTGAGTAGAAACCTGCTGCTCTCTTAAACTGGCCACACTTTTCGAATTGGAAACACATGTTGAATGTGATTTATCATTGCACAAGTACCAAAGTGATGGTTGTTTCCTTAGATCAGAGGTTTCAATACAGTGCCAGGTCAGGACCACATACCCACTGTTGATGCCTAGTACTAAATGATAAGAGAACACATGTGCCCTTTGTAAAGAATGGAAATCCCCAAAACATACTgtgttagagcaactccaatagGGCGACCCACTTCGTCCGCGGCCGTCCATTTGGGTCCGCGCGGACAAAAGTGATGGCCCAACGTACGGACCCATTGCTAAAACACGTCTGCGCCGACccatttccggctcaaatttgggactgaaatggGTTCGCGTCCGCGCGCACGCCCTCTCGGTGTCTGCATGTGGCCGGCCTGACCCACTTGTCACACAGCCACCCAGCCACCTCTGCCTGCTTATTTAATTCACTGGCCCACCCCCATCCACCTTTCTCCCATTATTATATTGCCACAGTGCTGCTGCCCACTTGCTTCCCGTTGGGTGCATGTGCTGACCCATTTAAAAAAACGGACACGGACAGGCCGGCggacgacccaaacggacgaaaagcggacaaaatcgccgtccgtttgggtcggcccgttggagttgctcttattaCTTATTACAGTGCCTACACATAGTAATACATTGTTATGGAACTTTCAGGCTGTTCAACATTCATTTACTGGAATGCCCAGGGAAAatgatactccctctgtcccacaaTATAAGACAGCTTGCAACGACGTCTTATAtagtgggacggagggagtagttattatGGAACTTCCATAGTCATTTCTCACTAACCGTAATTACAAAGACATCGTCTGTTTATATCCAGAAATCGATCCatttatatttaaaaaatgtCAAATCAAACTTTAGAAATTATCCAGATTTTTCAACTGGTAATGATATTAACAGAATTTTCATCAAAGTAACTCAATGCCacaatatttttctgattttcaaCAATACATGCTCCATAACAATGTCCTTAAGGTCACAAACGCGTGGACTGAACTGTCTCAATGTCCTAAAGAATATCTATTCAGATGAGAGACTAATTCAGCATTTATAGGCAAACATCTCAACAAACTAAATAAATATGGAGATTACAGGATATAAGACAATTGTACTTATCCATACTCAAGAACTTAACATTGAATAGTGGTTTAAacacatactccctccattcctaaatataagtctttttagagatttcattatgaactacatacggatgtatatagacatactttagagtgtagattcactcattttgcttcgtatctagtccgtagtggaatctctaaaaggacttatatttaggaacggagggagtatatgttagGGCAATAGGAAATAAACCATTTGAATTAAGCTGAATATGGCCAAATTGAGCTTTAACTGGTTATGTTGCTATATAAAATATGATTAAATTCTATATGCACACCAAGTGCTTACTATTATAACTAATATGATCAGCACATGCGTGGTAATTTGGCATCTAGCTACCAAGATGGTTATTCTTGGCATGTACTCCCTCATTTCCAAAATAATTGAAGTTCTAGGTTTGTTCTAAGTCAAGCTTGCTTAAGTTTGACCGACGCTATAGAAAAATGTGCTAAGATCCACAACTTCAAATACAAATAGTATCAAAATATATTTCAAAAAGAATCTCAAGAGACTAATTTGGTGTTCCAGATATTACTATATTTTATTCTATACACTTGATCAACTTAAACAACCTTGACTTGTGACAAATCCAGAACTTGAATTATTTTGTAACTATTTCAGTTTTGATGAGAAATGCACATGCCTCGGTTGATATGTCATCTTACATTCTACACCAACTGTTTACTAATGTAGGACGTTTTGGCAGTTTAAATGTAGGTACCATCGGTTCATCACTACTGAGTATACCAAAGGAATGTTATCAAAAAATAGAAAAGCGAAGGGTCGCACCTTTCTTTAACCCAGGGCAGACATCCTCCCCCTTGAACACTACGGGCAAATTCACCTTCAGCATTGTTCCTTCATCTGCTTCCACCATCACCAAGTTCAATATATTCCCTGTTGATTCATCTGTCTGCACCTGCATACACAAGAGCACAAATATCACCCACAATGCATTAATGGTACAAACCTCCACTAACAACCGATCCAACCAATTTCTccaaaaggtgctctacacgcatAATTGGGAAAAGCTTAAAACTGTTCTCCACTAGAGATTCCCCGAGACAGAAATGCATTATGAGCAGGAAACAAATACGCTAGAAAGGAATTTTAAAAGCTTACCACAATATACGTTGCAAAATCGAACTACACTGTGATCACAAGACAAATACATGAAATATACTCGCTGGGCATGTCCGAGCAATTTCTGCTAAGGAAGTACAATCAAGTACACACTGGTTTTCACTACCTATCATTTCGAAACCAGCAAACTGCGACCAGCATTACCCTAATGTGCATTTCATCGAACATATGGTGGGCGAACAACATCCCCGCCAGGAAGGAGCACAAAGACGCAGATCCTGCATGCGTGCCCAACTAATGGACGCAATCTCAGCCGTAAAGGAGAGAAACGCTGGCATACCTTGATGGGGAGCACGGTGCCAGAGTGCACGACGGCGGTGGATCGCTCGCCGGCGCGGACCTGGAGGCGGACCGGGGTGGAGAGGAAGTAGGGCGACTGCTTCAGCATCTCCGCGAGCTGCTTCTTGTCGGTGGTAAGGAGCTTCCGGTGGGCGACCCCTTCCCCGGGCCCGGGGCCGGCGAGGGTGAGCAGCACGGCCGGGACGTTGCCGTTGCGGCGCTCGCGCGCCGCCGCGCGCGGGCCGGCCGTCTCACGCGGCACCGCCTGGATCGTGTGGTGGTACGACGCCGAGGCCGCCCGCCGCCACGGGGCCACCTTGCGGAGCGCCTCCCCGACGGCGGCGGCGCCGCCCTTGCCCCGGAGACACTGCGCCATTCTTCGGGTTCTGGGTTTAGGGGAAGAAAAGGTGGGCCTTGTCTGGTCGTACGGGTGCGGGTGGTTTTTCTTCCTCCTAGACTTCGCTCTCGCATCCGGCCCACCGCGTGTCTTGGTGGCCCAAGTATTTCTCCGTGGCTCCGTTTAACGGCCTAGTCTGACTCCATCTGGGCCTCCTCCACAACAACTGAAAAATATTGCGGCTCTCCGACTCGGAAAACAATCGCTAGCAGCAGGGATCGCCTCCCTCCGTTATAAGAGCACACGGTCCACGATAAGCTTAGCAACTTTCCAACAGAAGAAGCCTGAGTgcctgattgctgtcaaaaaaaaaaaagagctgAGTGCCTGACAACTTTCTTCCCTAAAAGAAAGAACCTAGCGACTACGCATAAGATTGATCGAGTGATGGAGCAAGAGAGAGACCACACGAAACTGTTGCCTGACGACGTGCTCGCGGGTGTCCTCGGCCGCCTCGATCCACGCAGCCTCGCCACATCTCGGTGCATTTGCAAGACATGGCGGGACATCATCGACGCCCACCCTGCGTTGCACGCTATCTTCCTTCCGAACTCATTGGCCGGTATATTCATCAACTTCAATGAGCTAGGATGTTCGGAATTCTTCTCCCGCCCCTCGCCCATGAAGGTGGTTGGGGTCGGCGAATGGCTCACCTGCCGTGTGAAGGATCACTGCAACGGTCTTGTCTTGCTTTACGACACGGTGGCTAACCCGGTAAGAGGATGGGAGGAACCCTTGCCACCGCGACCGCCCCAAAGCCTATGGCCGGAGTGGTTCTTTGAGGATTCCTATCTTGTGTTTGATCCTAGCGTGTCCTCGGACTATCATGTGTTCTTGATACCTCGTATTCCGTATATCGAGCTTGACATAGAGCCATTTGAAGAACCCGTGGTTGAGATTGACCCTGTGGTGTTAGAATCAGAATGGCCGCCTACTTCATGGACCCTGCGGGTCTTTTCGTCATTGAATGGGCAATGGGAGGAAAGGATATTCATTCGACAAGGGGAGGCTGCGGGGATTGTTGCTGACTTGGCAACAGAGGGTTCATTGGATAAGCGTCACGCCGTCTATTGGTGTGGTGCATTATATGTGCATTGCGAAAAAAAATTTGTTGTGAGGTAACTACCCTCTTCTTAAACATCATTATTAGTCCGGATATTTCATTCTAGTAGTCCATTTTCACTTATTTGATTTTCGAGCATGTTAGCTAATGGTATGATTTCTTGTAGGTTATCATTATCAGATGGCACATATCATGTCATTAAACCACCGAAAAGTCTTGAATCAGAGAGTTCCCCGGATTGTTATCTTGGAAAATCGAAGAAGGGAGTGTATTATGCCTTACTACTTGAAAACGGGTGCAAGTTGCAGGTGTGGGTCCTTAATGAATCACATGGACATCGGGAGTGGATCCTAGAGCATGATAGGGTCCTCAATCTACCCCCACTATGTTTAAACAATGGTCCATGGATTCTAGAAGATGTTAACTACAATGAAGAAAAGTACATTGAGCACCACGATGAATCCATCACAATAgaagaggattttgaatggaactcTGATAATGATGTCTTAGATACAGAAGATACGATCAACAAGCGTCGCTACGGTTGTATTTCAATTCTTGGAATTCATCCTTTTAAAGAGATGGTCTTTCTGAGCAGAAATTTGGGCAGAGGATTGGCATACCATTTGAATACCTTAAAGATTGAAGACTTGGGTAACTTATGCCCAAAGGATTACGATCATATTGCTGGCCAACGTGGACGTATTGAAGCATATTTTCCGTACACGCCTTGTTGGATGAAATAGTTCCCTAGAAAGGTCCTAGTATAAAACAGAAAATTGCATTGGCTATTAGGTGCAAACTATTTTGTATAACACGGAAATATAAATTTTGTGACTCTAAATTCCCCTATTTTGTCCTTATATCTTGTCTTTCACATTATACAAAGTAATTTCTCTTACTCTACTTGATCGTTCATTTCATATATTCTGTCCTCTTTTCTTTTTCCTAGCGTCATTGTAAATAACCTGTTGTTGCCAATTTCTAAAAGAGAATATAGATGAAGCTTGTATTAAAAAATACAAGTGGTATTGACGTGCATCCAATCTACATGCGTACCGCTCGCATGATCGCATTTGCTGCCTAGTGTTTTTAAGCAAATACCTGCCTCCCGTTTCCGACTCTCATTACCGTTTTTTCGGCCACTCTCACCTAAttcctctgtttttaaatatatatattttaaaaatttcactataaactacatacggagcaaaataaataaatctacactctaaaatatatctatatacatccgtatatagtttttTAATGAAACatataaaaagacttatatttaaaaacagagaaaGTACACAACAAGAACTCAGAAAACCAGTCACCTGACCTACCTGTCCTCACTGGAGGAGCCTCTTTAGAGCcaaagggggccacgacccccaATTACAATACTGTAAAAAAAATCCTTTGTTGTGTTGTGAAGTAGTTCTTTTGGTCAACTCGTTGTCTTTTATGATTTTATGGTTCTGTATAGGGATACCAGATATGCATGTGTGAACcgaatattgcttttggctcccgagctcactggaggcctttaaattcaaacttcaaatttaataaaaaatcatattttaatatttcaaaaaattctgaaaaaaaatacatagatagatgaaggtataatacacaagtgtgtaaattttcagaataaaatacgttgaaatgagggttgtgcaaaaaagacaaatctgaaaccttttaacacatgttactattcatcatttcaaaccatgaatttgtctttttgtacagatcacgtttcaaaatatttcaatctgaaattttacacgcaCACGAATCATATCCTTGTTTAGTTGTATATTTTTTCCagattttttggaactaaattttttaaattttgaatttttcaaatatttcggcctccatggctcccgggagccaaaacGCCATTCTATGTGTGAACAAGCTATATAGATATATGTATGTAAGATATATATTCTTTTTCAGTTTATGTTGTGAGACCGTGATGAGCAGCatcttttctttttgcaaaatttCCTTTTATTTTGAAATTAGCACTCTCTTGATTGCTCGTCACGCTTCATCATTGGTGTCCTCCCCCCTTCTCATATGATCCGATTCACGCACGATCTCATGCACGGCCTGCTAGAAAGAAACACATTTTGTTGCCACTCCTAGCCCCGTCCTCCTTTTCCACAACAACTTTCGCTcggccactactaggaaaaagtcTAGTAGTGACGCGGGGTAGGCATAACGGTAGCATGGGTGTCCGTGTTACTACTAGCGCGCAACAGCTAACTAGTTAAGAGTAGCACGGGTCCTTCTTCGCGCTATTACTATTTGCATTACCAGCAGAGCTGTGTTAGCACCACGCTACTACTAGATTTTTATATTTCATTTATGTGTATTTATACTATACTTATACAACCTTATACAAGGCACTTTCAAATGCTATAGGAGAAATTATTTGGATACAGTTCATGTTGAAGGAGTTTGGTGTGAAGAACACTAAGGCTCCATGCATATGGTGTCATAATCTTGGTGCCATGTACTATATGTCAATCCTATATTTCACGCAAGAAAAATATATGTCAAAATAGACTTTCAGTTTATCAGAAGAAAGAGTGGCAAAACGACAATTGAAAATTCGTTTTGCGCATTCCAGAGATAAGTTTACATATGGCTTCACAAAATCATTGCCCACATG includes:
- the LOC123447794 gene encoding 50S ribosomal protein L25 — its product is MAQCLRGKGGAAAVGEALRKVAPWRRAASASYHHTIQAVPRETAGPRAAARERRNGNVPAVLLTLAGPGPGEGVAHRKLLTTDKKQLAEMLKQSPYFLSTPVRLQVRAGERSTAVVHSGTVLPIKVQTDESTGNILNLVMVEADEGTMLKVNLPVVFKGEDVCPGLKKGGFLQKIRTSLVYLCPAEHIPPKIEVDLTNVDIGDRVLMQDIPVHPSLKLLSKNETMPVCKVLSSKPAE